From Mytilus edulis chromosome 8, xbMytEdul2.2, whole genome shotgun sequence, one genomic window encodes:
- the LOC139485159 gene encoding membrane progestin receptor alpha-like produces the protein MDLAKGLATSGVKIASEFWKPQRTLHVSNTPPCFREPGILKGYRLTNQSWFYYAKSIFYIHNETFNIWTHLIAFFILWSTLARYAFIYDFWTDKRSWPILVFCICCLVSTGVSTIAHIWHSKSPNIHYTVFLFDYVGASLYGFGSGILALYTFSDDKTYENVEAPTFILIWFYAWFDCLTMCATKVFLDENSLKRKCSVVGVFILYGFVVTIPVGHRYWTCYYDINCSLTSLNYISVLYLMFVLQGFTFGSHLPELILPGAFDILGQSHQWFHVVSTATQVLQIHTAHFEITHRKSNHGNPDLNFLILATLLLAICQIISLLVIRRFLPTKDKRE, from the coding sequence ATGGATTTAGCAAAAGGCCTTGCAACAAGTGGCGTGAAGATAGCATCTGAATTTTGGAAACCACAACGCACACTTCATGTTTCAAATACACCACCATGTTTCCGAGAACCGGGTATCCTTAAAGGATATAGATTAACCAACCAAAGCTGGTTTTACTATGCAAAGAGCATTTTTTATATCCACAACGAAACGTTCAATATATGGACACACTTGATTGCCTTTTTTATTTTGTGGTCAACTCTTGCAAGATATGcatttatttatgacttttggaCAGATAAGCGATCTTGGCCAATACTTGTATTTTGTATATGCTGCCTTGTGTCAACTGGTGTAAGTACTATAGCTCACATATGGCATTCCAAATCTCCAAATATTCACTATACCGTGTTTTTATTTGACTACGTCGGAGCATCATTGTACGGATTTGGATCCGGAATTCTTGCCTTGTATACGTTCTCCGACGACAAAACATACGAAAATGTTGAAGCACCTACGTTTATTTTGATTTGGTTTTATGCCTGGTTCGATTGTCTCACCATGTGCGCTACCAAAGTGTTTTTGGACGAAAACTCATTGAAAAGAAAATGCTCTGTCGTAGGAGTTTTCATTTTGTATGGATTTGTGGTAACTATTCCTGTAGGACATCGCTACTGGACATGTTATTACGATATCAACTGTAGTCTTACATCACTCAATTACATTTCTGTACTTTACCTTATGTTTGTACTACAGGGATTCACCTTTGGAAGTCATTTACCGGAGCTTATTTTGCCGGGTGCTTTCGATATTCTCGGGCAAAGTCATCAGTGGTTTCACGTAGTTTCTACTGCGACACAAGTACTTCAAATACACACCGCTCATTTCGAAATAACACATCGAAAATCGAATCACGGAAACCCAGACCTAAATTTTTTGATACTTGCAACACTTTTATTAGCCATATGTCAGATTATATCATTATTGGTTATCCGAAGGTTCCTTCCAACTAAAGATAAAAGAGAGTAA